In a single window of the Drosophila miranda strain MSH22 chromosome XL, D.miranda_PacBio2.1, whole genome shotgun sequence genome:
- the LOC117186843 gene encoding GTPase-activating protein RacGAP84C-like — protein sequence MKKSSFLYRSQSIETLDNGIDMNPSTGDGLSRDGLDDCYTTCSQSHSGLLREHNFKVKSNYFHVGNCVHCEKRIGFATACLRCRACPLRCHIGCSRQLTVNCIPQPQMSNKRGSLSDYAPTVAPMLPALIVHCVTEIEGRGLHQEGLYRLSSTREKCKQLRQKLLRGKWTPHLGSKDTNTLCCCIKEFLRRLVHPLIPIYHRRDFERATSHSNPTEVEEQVYHVMHMLQQDHRDTLAYLMLHWKRVADSPNVRMSINNLALILAPTLFGDLDMTVENVTTWTKVLKELLLLPHVFWVQFLEVQPAPQSSDYPDDDRYTHRQFKLEKITRENSCSKSLYPILKMSIGVY from the exons ATGAAAAAGTCcagct TCTTGTACAGATCTCAATCCATTGAGACGCTGGACAATGGCATTGACATGAATCCGAGTACCGGCGATGGACTGTCCAGAGATGGCCTGGACGACTGCTATACCACCTGCTCCCAGTCCCACTCCGGTCTACTGCGTGAGCACAATTTCAAGGTGAAGTCCAATTACTTCCACGTGGGCAACTGTGTTCACTGCGAGAAAAGGATTGGCTTTGCAACGGCTTGCCTGCGTTGTCGGGCCTGTCCGCTGCGCTGCCACATCGGCTGCTCTCGCCAGCTGACAGTCAACTGCATCCCACAGCCGCAGATGAGCAATAAGCGTGGGAGCCTCAGTGATTATGCACCCACGGTGGCGCCCATGCTGCCGGCTTTGATAGTCCATTGTGTGACGGAGATCGAGGGGCGTGGGCTGCATCAGGAGGGGCTCTATCGACTGTCCTCGACGCGGGAGAAGTGCAAGCAGTTGCGGCAGAAGCTGCTGCGTGGCAAGTGGACACCGCATCTGGGTAGCAAGGACACAAACACCCTGTGCTGCTGCATCAAGGAGTTCCTCCGCCGTCTGGTGCATCCCTTGATACCCATCTACCACAGGCGCGACTTTGAGAGGGCCACGAGCCACAGTAATCCCACGGAAGTGGAGGAGCAGGTCTATCACGTAATGCATATGCTGCAGCAGGACCATCGCGACACTCTCGCCTACCTCATGCTGCACTGGAAGCGTGTGGCTGACAGTCCGAATGTAAGGATGTCTATCAACAATCTGGCCCTTATATTGGCCCCAACACTGTTCGGTGATCTCGACATGACGGTCGAGAATGTGACCACCTGGACCAAGGTGCTGAaggagctgctcctgctgccgcATGTCTTTTGGGTTCAGTTTCTGGAGGTTCAGCCTGCGCCTCAGTCCAGCGATTACCCGGACGATGACCGGTATACACACAGACAATTTAAACTCGAAAAAATTACACGTGAAAACAGCTGCTCAAaatcattatacccgatactcaaaatgagtattggggtatattag